The following proteins come from a genomic window of Synechococcus sp. BIOS-E4-1:
- a CDS encoding DUF1499 domain-containing protein: MPSIVVQITIPFVLALFHFVGPMPSDLGVNGGHLSACPGPEHCASSQWQVADSSAALKQLSERIKGTPRTEIIEQSSNYLHATYSSRIFGFVDDVELHANDAVTLEARSISRLGESDLGVNAQRLESLGEALEIPEA; this comes from the coding sequence ATGCCTTCCATTGTGGTTCAGATCACCATCCCGTTCGTTCTGGCCCTGTTCCATTTTGTTGGGCCCATGCCCTCCGACTTGGGTGTCAACGGCGGACACCTGAGTGCCTGCCCAGGTCCTGAGCACTGCGCAAGCAGCCAATGGCAGGTTGCTGATTCCTCCGCTGCCCTGAAACAGCTGTCTGAACGGATCAAAGGCACTCCTCGCACAGAGATCATTGAACAGAGTTCCAACTACCTGCATGCCACCTACAGCAGCAGGATCTTTGGTTTCGTCGATGACGTTGAACTTCATGCCAACGATGCGGTCACTCTGGAGGCACGCTCCATCTCCCGCCTCGGAGAGTCCGACCTCGGCGTGAATGCACAACGCCTGGAGAGCCTCGGCGAGGCGCTGGAAATCCCTGAAGCCTGA
- a CDS encoding bestrophin family ion channel yields the protein MITRRRPHASSLGNGMRDWPAMIAAVIESLQQQPMSDSGDYGYPPSTRRQDYALVLLQLLWRMRFDLLVLLLITVLVHQDWIPRNWTANESVVRIMGIAASIFLGFRNTQAIGRWWEARKLWGSVVNVSRNWADSLRAHLDSSRPPGRQERKLLRLQVAIVWQLNFQLRNFWQRDLRELQDQLLQDLKLPSTTNLRQLGQLRGVWIGDLHRQGLTDGFGRLQLMQVGNACTDAIGGLERIRNTPLPASYAVFVRLLNWLFVLLLLLYFHDLGPDSQSRFGSVVIVVLFLMAERIGAYVEGPFDADCSSFSLPLDSICLTISHDLLDHATDHVQHLKSDDPVRWT from the coding sequence ATGATTACTCGGCGCCGGCCCCACGCTTCGAGCCTGGGCAATGGAATGCGTGATTGGCCAGCGATGATCGCGGCTGTGATCGAGTCACTGCAACAGCAGCCCATGAGCGACTCTGGCGACTACGGCTATCCACCAAGCACCCGAAGACAGGACTACGCACTCGTTTTGCTGCAGCTGCTCTGGCGCATGCGCTTCGACCTGCTGGTGCTGCTGTTGATCACTGTTCTCGTCCATCAGGACTGGATCCCCCGCAACTGGACCGCCAATGAAAGCGTGGTGCGGATCATGGGCATCGCCGCATCGATTTTTCTGGGCTTTCGCAACACCCAGGCAATCGGACGCTGGTGGGAAGCCAGGAAACTCTGGGGAAGCGTTGTGAACGTGAGCCGAAACTGGGCAGACTCACTGCGGGCCCATCTCGATAGCAGCAGGCCGCCCGGACGCCAGGAACGCAAGTTGCTGCGTCTGCAGGTTGCCATCGTCTGGCAGCTGAACTTTCAGTTGCGCAACTTCTGGCAGCGAGACCTGAGGGAGCTGCAGGATCAATTGCTTCAGGATCTGAAGTTGCCCAGTACCACCAACCTGCGCCAGCTGGGACAGCTCAGGGGGGTATGGATCGGGGATCTCCATCGCCAAGGATTGACCGATGGATTCGGACGTCTGCAGCTGATGCAAGTAGGCAACGCCTGCACCGATGCCATTGGGGGCCTGGAGCGAATCCGCAACACACCACTCCCAGCGTCTTACGCGGTTTTCGTCAGGCTTCTGAACTGGTTATTCGTTCTGTTGCTGCTGTTGTATTTCCACGACCTGGGTCCCGACTCACAAAGTCGTTTTGGAAGTGTGGTGATCGTGGTGCTGTTCCTGATGGCGGAACGGATCGGTGCCTATGTTGAAGGTCCGTTTGACGCAGATTGCAGCAGCTTTTCCCTGCCCCTGGACAGCATCTGCCTCACGATCAGTCATGACCTGCTCGATCATGCGACCGATCACGTGCAACACCTCAAATCGGATGATCCCGTGCGCTGGACCTGA
- a CDS encoding cupin domain-containing protein: MICVTSNCPESVILALGVRDWPVWACEISSFPWHYDQRETCLLLEGDVTVTPEDGESVRFGAGDLVEFPAGLSCTWQVHQPVRKHYQFD; encoded by the coding sequence ATGATCTGTGTGACCTCCAACTGCCCGGAGAGTGTGATCCTGGCCCTGGGTGTTCGCGACTGGCCGGTCTGGGCCTGTGAAATCAGCTCTTTCCCCTGGCATTACGACCAGCGGGAAACCTGTCTGCTGCTTGAGGGTGATGTCACGGTGACACCCGAAGACGGAGAGTCGGTTCGATTCGGTGCTGGCGACCTTGTTGAATTTCCAGCAGGGCTGTCATGCACCTGGCAGGTTCATCAACCCGTTCGCAAGCATTACCAATTCGACTGA
- a CDS encoding DUF1651 domain-containing protein: protein MPSHGWIQDPSTQDTKRFHADEKSWECDPRVFVDSGRPFPDQAPLLSTRVHLSQDTAERLWGELLRVGWIPCRPQWAADAEF from the coding sequence ATGCCAAGCCATGGTTGGATCCAGGATCCCAGCACCCAGGACACGAAACGCTTCCATGCCGACGAAAAAAGTTGGGAATGCGATCCGAGGGTGTTCGTGGATTCAGGGCGACCTTTTCCAGACCAAGCACCATTGCTGAGCACACGCGTTCATCTGAGCCAGGACACTGCTGAACGCCTCTGGGGTGAACTCCTGCGCGTCGGTTGGATTCCATGCAGGCCCCAGTGGGCCGCTGACGCTGAATTCTGA
- a CDS encoding carbamoyl-phosphate synthase: MQRSVRLSLSLSGVAALALSNGALLPASAQEAGGAEDLGVMEINLKDAINFNWGFQGALQGAGTPNQAGIGGFLPLSVGDNSVLFVDALANVNFADYGGYSSIINTEVAGTTISTSSRLGYRWLNNDRSWMFGVNAGYDSRPMNTGNADTGVDVTHKRDVFFQQVAAGLEAVSESWNFNAYGLFPVGDTEQVLNDRYRGGALHTYGLDVGYAITPEWDASIGYYYQHGDDLTANDANGVLAKLAYEITDGLRLGFNVSYDEAFETRVSGNIEYRFGSGNATEVEKKKWQTPVIQALTESVKHRDVRVHDANKYQGEKCKTGSVYRKHNGRTYHCKTTWNGGGTWGSA, from the coding sequence ATGCAGCGTTCCGTACGTCTGTCGCTTTCGCTGAGCGGTGTTGCTGCACTGGCACTCTCTAATGGTGCTCTGCTGCCTGCCAGTGCTCAAGAGGCAGGTGGCGCAGAAGACCTCGGGGTGATGGAGATCAACCTCAAAGACGCCATCAACTTCAACTGGGGGTTTCAAGGAGCCTTGCAGGGAGCAGGCACACCGAATCAAGCTGGTATTGGCGGGTTCTTGCCGCTGTCTGTTGGCGATAACAGCGTCTTGTTTGTTGACGCCCTCGCCAACGTCAATTTCGCTGATTACGGGGGCTACAGCAGCATCATCAATACAGAGGTTGCTGGCACCACCATCAGCACCTCCTCAAGGCTTGGCTACCGCTGGCTGAATAACGATCGCTCCTGGATGTTCGGGGTGAATGCTGGCTATGACAGCCGCCCGATGAACACAGGCAATGCTGATACCGGCGTGGATGTCACTCATAAGCGTGATGTCTTCTTTCAGCAGGTTGCAGCAGGTTTAGAAGCAGTCTCTGAGAGCTGGAATTTCAATGCCTATGGCTTGTTCCCTGTTGGTGATACTGAGCAGGTCTTGAATGACCGTTACCGCGGTGGTGCACTGCATACCTACGGCTTAGATGTTGGTTATGCAATCACCCCTGAGTGGGACGCCTCAATTGGTTACTACTACCAGCATGGCGATGACCTCACAGCGAATGATGCAAATGGTGTACTGGCCAAGCTGGCCTATGAAATCACAGATGGTTTAAGGCTTGGCTTCAACGTCTCCTACGACGAGGCATTTGAAACCAGAGTTTCAGGCAATATCGAATATCGCTTTGGCAGCGGTAATGCAACAGAAGTTGAGAAGAAAAAATGGCAAACACCAGTGATTCAAGCTCTCACTGAATCAGTCAAACATCGTGACGTAAGAGTTCATGATGCCAATAAATATCAAGGCGAAAAATGCAAGACCGGATCAGTATACAGAAAACACAATGGTAGAACTTATCATTGCAAAACAACTTGGAATGGTGGAGGCACTTGGGGATCCGCTTGA
- a CDS encoding TIGR02466 family protein, with translation MSSPQINYKSVPGFSIAQTQLRPPEIELTSMIKFMQNLQDKSNESNKQFWDQKGGMAHLHQLKQFNWLTVEVEKIVVKYLSDLGYDSSRIALFHQKSWPVITRKDASIKRHAHFNSVLAAVFYLRCDPDSGGNLVFHMDRPSLPNIPKINSAKMEFPALITKISPQPFDLLVFPSGLSHSVTVYEGENPRWSITYDISVTASEKLGSGNTESVIIHPNYWREFTRH, from the coding sequence GTGAGTAGTCCGCAAATCAATTACAAGTCTGTTCCTGGGTTCAGCATCGCCCAAACACAGCTTCGACCTCCAGAGATAGAGCTGACAAGCATGATTAAATTCATGCAAAATCTCCAGGACAAAAGCAATGAGTCGAATAAACAATTTTGGGATCAGAAAGGTGGTATGGCTCACTTACACCAATTAAAACAGTTTAATTGGCTAACCGTCGAAGTCGAAAAGATTGTTGTCAAGTATTTAAGTGACCTGGGTTACGACTCAAGCCGAATTGCATTATTCCACCAAAAGTCTTGGCCTGTAATTACAAGAAAAGATGCATCGATCAAGCGACATGCTCATTTTAATTCGGTTCTAGCAGCAGTTTTTTATCTGCGATGTGATCCGGATTCAGGTGGAAATCTTGTTTTTCATATGGACAGACCTAGTCTTCCCAATATTCCTAAAATCAACTCTGCAAAAATGGAATTCCCTGCTCTAATCACTAAAATCTCTCCACAGCCTTTTGATCTCCTTGTTTTCCCTTCAGGGTTGTCCCACTCAGTAACTGTTTACGAAGGGGAAAATCCAAGGTGGAGCATTACATACGATATCAGTGTTACAGCAAGTGAAAAACTAGGATCTGGCAATACTGAATCAGTGATTATTCATCCCAATTACTGGCGCGAATTTACCCGGCATTGA
- a CDS encoding PqqD family protein, protein MQDNSSSSIYRRAPKAIFTDLDGETALFQTDTCEYLVLNATGSAIWELIVSPATLQDICKQLVEDYDVDFQTCMQETSEWLKEAVEREVILIDSVN, encoded by the coding sequence ATGCAAGATAATTCTTCATCAAGCATTTATAGGCGTGCTCCTAAGGCCATTTTTACTGACTTAGATGGTGAAACCGCTTTGTTTCAGACTGATACCTGTGAATATTTAGTTCTTAACGCAACGGGATCGGCCATTTGGGAATTGATTGTTTCACCGGCTACATTGCAAGACATTTGCAAACAATTAGTAGAAGACTATGATGTTGATTTTCAAACATGCATGCAGGAAACCTCTGAATGGCTTAAGGAGGCTGTTGAAAGAGAAGTGATTCTGATTGACTCAGTCAATTAG
- a CDS encoding sulfotransferase domain-containing protein, with amino-acid sequence MAKKDQGYWYLASYPKSGNTWCRVFIPELKRLSVRQEEREELNLNRDVETGAIASSRHWLNDQLGINTCDLSYAELDPLRGLAGQTANLFAEGERFHKVHDAFRSPDSKGRPIVCTNGCKGVVYILRHPEDVAVSLSHFFSWDLPRCVNFLMDPSASLLGGEGHGGHQVRQFMGRWDRHVKSWVDQTELPSLVIRYEDMLDDGQNTFLKLAKFLELTSDEELVNQAIANTSIDRLKKLEDEVGGFDEKPDGCERFFRSGKSGEGAEKLSIEQRRRLYKGLEDVMNRFSYTGSSDE; translated from the coding sequence ATGGCGAAGAAAGACCAAGGCTACTGGTATCTTGCTTCATACCCTAAATCGGGTAACACTTGGTGCCGTGTATTCATCCCTGAATTAAAACGTCTTTCAGTAAGACAAGAAGAGCGAGAAGAACTTAACCTGAACAGAGACGTAGAAACGGGTGCAATAGCATCATCACGTCATTGGTTAAATGATCAGCTAGGAATCAATACGTGTGACCTTAGCTATGCTGAATTAGACCCTTTAAGGGGGCTAGCTGGGCAAACTGCCAACCTATTTGCAGAAGGAGAGAGATTTCATAAAGTCCATGATGCTTTTCGATCTCCAGATTCAAAGGGGAGGCCGATTGTATGCACTAATGGCTGTAAGGGGGTTGTTTATATCTTGCGTCACCCTGAAGATGTAGCTGTCTCTCTAAGTCACTTCTTTTCTTGGGATTTACCACGATGCGTCAATTTTTTGATGGACCCATCAGCATCGCTATTAGGAGGAGAAGGCCACGGTGGCCATCAAGTTAGACAATTTATGGGGCGATGGGACAGACATGTGAAGTCATGGGTTGACCAAACAGAACTTCCGTCATTGGTCATTCGTTATGAAGATATGCTGGACGACGGACAAAACACATTCTTGAAATTGGCGAAATTTTTAGAATTAACATCAGATGAAGAATTAGTTAATCAAGCAATTGCAAATACATCAATCGATCGCCTAAAAAAACTCGAAGATGAAGTTGGTGGATTCGACGAAAAGCCAGATGGATGTGAACGCTTTTTCCGTTCAGGCAAATCTGGCGAAGGTGCTGAAAAATTATCCATTGAGCAACGCCGTAGATTATATAAAGGTTTGGAAGATGTGATGAATCGCTTTTCATATACTGGAAGTTCAGATGAGTGA
- a CDS encoding peroxiredoxin-like family protein has product MNAPEALSRRIAEIPSMSSGSRRLVLLLTQLGDFDSMEYAQALVPALPRLEQAGIRPLAIAIGDQAGAERFCSFTGMPPELLQVEPDSQLHQALGLSPGLQAPGGPWPSLLLMCAGVGSPGTLAEVLRGYTGDRSAAQRFAADETVSTGVLPPIPAALFRRAGGEGFQRPFELATVRLRNMNEVLRHWSTYVPDDRFITQRGGTFLLDSDDSLLYVYRDRGILGFSATMQRPLAFLDPWLNDAD; this is encoded by the coding sequence ATGAATGCACCCGAGGCGCTGTCACGCCGCATCGCTGAGATTCCTTCCATGTCTAGTGGGTCCAGGCGATTGGTTCTTCTCCTGACCCAGCTTGGTGACTTTGATTCGATGGAATATGCCCAGGCGTTAGTCCCTGCGCTGCCCAGGCTCGAACAGGCAGGGATTCGCCCCCTCGCCATTGCGATTGGCGATCAGGCAGGGGCAGAGCGCTTCTGCTCGTTTACGGGGATGCCGCCGGAGTTGCTTCAGGTGGAGCCTGATTCCCAGTTGCATCAGGCTCTTGGCCTATCTCCCGGTCTTCAGGCTCCAGGAGGGCCCTGGCCATCGCTTCTGCTGATGTGTGCCGGCGTTGGTTCCCCAGGAACTCTGGCCGAGGTGTTGCGTGGCTACACCGGCGACCGTTCAGCGGCTCAACGCTTTGCTGCTGATGAAACCGTGTCGACAGGTGTTCTGCCACCGATTCCTGCCGCTCTGTTCCGGCGGGCTGGCGGCGAGGGTTTCCAGCGCCCATTTGAGCTGGCCACGGTTCGCCTGCGCAACATGAATGAGGTGCTCCGTCATTGGAGCACGTACGTGCCGGATGATCGCTTCATCACGCAGCGTGGCGGTACCTTCCTGCTGGATAGCGACGATTCCCTCCTCTACGTCTACCGCGATCGTGGCATCCTTGGATTTTCGGCAACAATGCAGCGCCCACTTGCATTTCTCGATCCCTGGCTGAATGATGCCGATTGA